In one Natronosalvus amylolyticus genomic region, the following are encoded:
- a CDS encoding ABC transporter ATP-binding protein, with protein sequence MSDESATAKQHNDESAPATHHQDGEATTSQPQNGEAATPQPQNDEATSESRAQKDSSGEGTEPILTAESLTQRYGAVPVFEDLEVEIEPASVTALIGPNGSGKTTLLRALAKLYRPTSGRVQYHGPSVPRPIGYLPQQPRFRPGFSVRETLSFYARLVSGDREHATETATDALERVGLEAAADRPVEALSGGMTRLLGIAQATIGDPPVVVFDEPASGLDPGMGLRVFDVATDLAEAGTAVIVSSHDLELVETHADTVFMLDSGEFVAHGPPNSLYAAHEADSLLEVYRAAISGDADRVRVRGDGK encoded by the coding sequence ATGAGTGACGAATCAGCAACTGCAAAACAGCACAACGACGAATCGGCTCCGGCGACACACCACCAGGACGGCGAAGCGACGACGTCACAACCGCAAAACGGCGAGGCAGCGACGCCACAACCGCAAAACGACGAAGCAACCAGCGAGTCACGAGCCCAGAAGGACTCGAGTGGCGAAGGCACAGAACCGATCCTCACGGCGGAGTCGCTCACCCAGCGCTACGGCGCGGTTCCCGTCTTCGAAGACCTCGAAGTCGAGATCGAACCCGCCAGCGTCACGGCACTGATCGGACCGAACGGCTCGGGGAAGACGACCCTCCTTCGCGCTCTCGCGAAGCTGTATCGGCCCACTTCGGGCCGAGTCCAGTACCACGGGCCGTCCGTTCCCCGTCCGATCGGCTACCTGCCACAGCAACCCCGCTTTCGCCCCGGTTTCTCCGTCCGAGAAACCCTCTCGTTTTACGCGCGTCTCGTCAGCGGCGACCGCGAACACGCGACGGAAACGGCGACCGATGCCCTCGAGCGAGTGGGGCTGGAAGCAGCGGCAGATCGACCGGTCGAAGCCCTCTCGGGCGGGATGACGCGACTGCTCGGTATCGCCCAGGCAACGATCGGTGACCCGCCGGTCGTCGTGTTCGACGAACCCGCGAGCGGTCTCGACCCCGGAATGGGGCTGCGCGTGTTCGACGTCGCGACCGACCTCGCAGAGGCCGGCACGGCCGTCATCGTGAGTTCACACGACCTCGAGTTGGTCGAAACCCACGCCGATACTGTTTTCATGCTCGATTCTGGCGAGTTCGTCGCCCACGGACCACCGAACTCGCTGTATGCAGCCCACGAGGCCGACTCGCTACTCGAGGTGTACAGGGCAGCGATTTCGGGCGACGCCGACCGCGTTCGCGTTCGAGGTGATGGAAAATGA
- a CDS encoding ABC transporter permease subunit, with translation MTDGDVAKETEGVTGTETTETGHAYATPGARGLISAIVRRELRTVARTRTFALLTAALAAILLGIGWAGGGMESGYVPTVVDVLTPLEVLVPVVAVVFGYRAILGDRERGELEVFRTYPISAWQLVLGTYLGRAIGVVLAVTVPLTLLFIGVVFTETERLRVYATHAGADSPVLFARLIVLAVVFALVVLAIAIAVSALVSSARTGLVAAALALLVVLFGLDLAIIYGFVAGPLGEASLIYALPLSPLSAFRGLVLETVIVTAAGTGPRAASPIASLFGLAAWTVGSLVVATLGVEHLE, from the coding sequence ATGACTGACGGAGACGTCGCGAAAGAGACGGAGGGGGTGACGGGCACTGAAACGACCGAAACAGGCCACGCTTATGCCACGCCGGGCGCTAGAGGCCTAATCTCGGCTATCGTCCGTCGAGAGCTCCGCACCGTCGCCCGAACGCGGACGTTCGCCCTGTTGACCGCGGCCCTGGCTGCCATCCTGCTCGGCATCGGCTGGGCCGGCGGCGGTATGGAATCGGGCTACGTCCCGACGGTCGTCGACGTCCTCACGCCACTCGAGGTGCTCGTGCCCGTCGTCGCCGTCGTGTTCGGCTACCGGGCGATCCTCGGTGACCGGGAGCGTGGGGAACTCGAGGTGTTTCGAACGTATCCGATTTCGGCCTGGCAACTGGTGCTGGGGACGTATCTCGGGCGCGCGATTGGCGTCGTCCTCGCGGTGACGGTGCCACTCACCTTGCTGTTCATCGGCGTCGTGTTCACCGAAACCGAACGCCTCCGCGTCTACGCCACCCACGCCGGCGCGGATTCACCCGTACTCTTTGCCAGACTGATCGTCCTGGCAGTCGTCTTCGCCCTGGTCGTCCTCGCCATCGCTATCGCCGTCTCGGCACTCGTCTCGAGTGCACGAACCGGTCTGGTCGCGGCCGCGCTCGCGTTGCTCGTCGTCCTGTTCGGTCTCGATTTAGCCATTATCTACGGCTTCGTCGCCGGCCCGCTCGGCGAGGCCAGCCTCATCTACGCGCTCCCGCTCAGTCCGCTGAGTGCCTTCCGGGGGCTGGTCCTCGAGACGGTCATCGTCACCGCTGCCGGTACCGGCCCTCGTGCCGCCTCCCCGATTGCAAGCCTGTTCGGACTGGCGGCCTGGACCGTCGGCTCACTGGTCGTCGCGACGCTCGGTGTCGAACACCTCGAGTGA
- a CDS encoding nitrous oxide reductase accessory protein NosL, translating into MDPTAPFGADRNQPTRRQLLVATGAGTVGALAGCLGGDDGELPAASAIEADDSCEQCGMVLTEHPGPVGQAFYDDHPDLEDDRATFCSGTCTYGWTLDEAEEGYDPLVTYLTDYSSADWETLDEGGEAFISAHFDAEDQADVTALSLVAGSDLRGAMGQEIIGFSEVADAQTFLDTYGGQRLEHEDVTRELVDSLGGM; encoded by the coding sequence ATGGACCCGACAGCCCCCTTCGGAGCTGACCGAAACCAACCCACGAGACGACAGCTACTGGTCGCCACCGGCGCAGGAACAGTCGGCGCACTCGCCGGCTGTCTCGGTGGCGACGATGGCGAGCTCCCAGCGGCTTCGGCTATCGAAGCCGACGACAGCTGCGAGCAGTGTGGCATGGTGCTCACCGAACACCCCGGCCCGGTCGGGCAGGCGTTCTACGACGACCACCCCGACCTCGAGGACGACCGGGCGACGTTTTGCAGTGGCACCTGTACCTACGGCTGGACGCTCGACGAAGCCGAGGAGGGATACGACCCGCTGGTCACCTACCTCACGGACTACTCGAGTGCCGATTGGGAAACACTCGATGAGGGCGGCGAAGCCTTCATTTCGGCCCATTTCGACGCCGAAGACCAGGCCGACGTGACAGCGCTCTCGCTGGTCGCCGGCAGCGACCTCCGCGGGGCGATGGGCCAGGAAATCATCGGATTCAGTGAAGTGGCAGATGCACAGACGTTTCTGGATACCTACGGCGGGCAACGCCTCGAGCACGAGGACGTCACTCGAGAGCTGGTCGACAGTCTCGGCGGGATGTGA
- a CDS encoding SCO family protein, protein MNRRALLRSGALGAVVATAGCLGSLLGDEGAEHAVLGPQDDQIADSANLAYPAYGEAFPDFSLPDPFTDERVDTTEIDSCLLVTAFYTFCPAECIPLMSTFAGVQAELLDAGREADATILAISFDPERDTVPALEEHADMMGIDYAADNWHYLRPEDDERASEVVDEKLGIAFEPTDGTAGYDFNHAVISYLVNPDGYVERAYRGENLPVDGILEDLDSVLAAYE, encoded by the coding sequence ATGAACCGACGCGCGTTGCTTCGCAGTGGTGCCCTCGGAGCCGTGGTCGCAACCGCCGGCTGCCTCGGCTCGCTGCTCGGTGACGAGGGAGCCGAACACGCCGTCCTCGGCCCGCAGGACGATCAGATTGCTGACAGCGCTAATCTCGCATATCCGGCCTACGGCGAGGCCTTTCCCGACTTTTCGCTACCCGACCCGTTTACCGACGAACGCGTCGATACCACCGAAATAGATAGCTGCCTCCTCGTGACGGCCTTTTACACGTTCTGTCCTGCCGAGTGCATCCCGCTAATGAGTACCTTCGCCGGCGTGCAGGCCGAACTCCTCGATGCCGGCCGCGAAGCCGACGCCACGATTCTCGCGATCAGTTTCGACCCGGAACGCGATACGGTGCCGGCACTCGAGGAACACGCCGACATGATGGGGATCGACTACGCGGCCGACAACTGGCACTACCTGCGCCCGGAAGACGACGAGCGCGCGAGCGAAGTCGTCGATGAAAAACTGGGCATCGCCTTCGAACCGACCGACGGCACTGCAGGCTACGACTTCAACCACGCCGTCATCTCGTACCTCGTCAACCCCGACGGCTACGTCGAACGCGCCTATCGAGGCGAGAACCTGCCGGTCGACGGGATTCTCGAGGACCTCGACAGCGTGCTGGCTGCGTACGAATGA
- a CDS encoding sulfite exporter TauE/SafE family protein, producing the protein MIGVTLLASETVTQFTAPAASCAAPDAAGFGTEAAGPLLFFLVGLLGGAHCLGMCGPLVTTYADRLREAEAVSSAKAGRSSRRDTLTLRAVRQHALWNLGRTVSYALLGGLFGLVGAGLFLSPRVAAGMLGEIHAVSGLLVGVVIIAAGVTFLLGQGTLGASLGARLARGPLGRLQRWLGARVDAWVGDVRIVGLGGAHGLLPCPLLYPAFLYALVQGSPVGGMVSLAALGLGTIPALFLYATVFQSVSLETRMRLHRLLGVAFILLGYIPLQHGLAAIGIPLPHPPIPYYQPL; encoded by the coding sequence ATGATCGGTGTGACGCTGCTAGCATCCGAAACCGTGACCCAATTCACCGCACCAGCCGCGAGTTGTGCAGCACCCGACGCGGCCGGCTTCGGCACCGAAGCCGCCGGACCGCTACTGTTCTTTCTGGTCGGGTTGCTCGGCGGTGCACACTGTCTCGGCATGTGTGGCCCGCTGGTAACGACCTACGCAGACCGCCTGCGGGAGGCGGAGGCCGTCTCGAGCGCGAAAGCCGGCCGCTCGAGTCGCCGGGATACGCTCACCCTCCGTGCCGTTCGCCAGCACGCCCTCTGGAATCTGGGTCGCACGGTCAGTTACGCCCTGCTCGGCGGGTTGTTCGGGCTCGTCGGTGCCGGACTCTTTCTCAGCCCGCGAGTTGCCGCGGGCATGCTTGGTGAGATACACGCCGTGAGCGGCCTGCTGGTCGGCGTCGTGATCATCGCCGCCGGGGTGACGTTTCTGCTGGGCCAGGGAACCCTGGGTGCGAGCCTCGGTGCGAGACTGGCTCGAGGACCGCTCGGCCGTCTCCAGCGATGGTTGGGGGCTCGAGTCGACGCGTGGGTGGGCGACGTTCGAATCGTTGGACTTGGTGGTGCACACGGCCTGCTCCCGTGCCCGCTGCTGTACCCGGCGTTTCTGTACGCGCTGGTGCAGGGCTCGCCAGTCGGCGGAATGGTCTCGCTAGCAGCGCTCGGTCTCGGCACGATACCGGCGCTGTTTCTGTACGCGACGGTGTTCCAGTCGGTCTCGCTCGAGACCAGAATGCGATTACACCGATTGCTCGGTGTCGCGTTTATTCTGCTCGGCTACATTCCGCTTCAGCACGGACTGGCCGCAATCGGCATCCCGTTACCACATCCACCGATTCCGTACTATCAGCCGTTGTGA